In Lonchura striata isolate bLonStr1 chromosome 2, bLonStr1.mat, whole genome shotgun sequence, a single genomic region encodes these proteins:
- the PRCP gene encoding lysosomal Pro-X carboxypeptidase isoform X1, producing the protein MLRLLLLLPLLGAAGALPAPLRRHRRAALPVGPYLTRYLSQQIDHFGFDENRTFQQRYLLADQHWKKDNGPILFYTGNEGDIEWFCNNTGFMWDVAEELNAMLVFAEHRYYGESLPFGNESFSDSKHLNYLTSEQALADFAVLVEYLKTTIAGAQHSPVIAIGGSYGGMLAAWFRMKYPHVVVGALAASAPIWQFADLVPCGTFFNIVTNDFKKSGKGCSESIWNSWNAINHLSSTDAGLQWLSNTFHLCSPLKTLQDAAVLKNWLSETWVNLAMVNYPYKADFLQPLPAWPIQEVCKFLKDPSLSDKLLLQNVFQAVNLYYNYTGEALCLDVSQTATKSLGEMGWYYQACTEIVMPLCTDGVHDMFEPQKWDFDALSEECYRMWGVRPRLSWILSMYGGKNISSHSNIIFSNGVLDPWSAGGVTQNISNSLVAVVIPDGAHHLDLRSRNPLDPKSVQQARAMEICLMKE; encoded by the exons ATTGATCACTTTGGCTTTGATGAAAATCGTACATTCCAGCAGCGGTACCTGCTAGCAGATCAGCACTGGAAGAAGGACAATGGGCCAATACTATTCTATACAGGCAATGAAGGAGACATCGAGTGGTTCTGCAACAACACG GGTTTTATGTGGGATGTGGCTGAAGAACTTAATGCCATGTTGGTATTTGCTGAACATAGATATTATGGAGAATCTTTGCCCTTTGGAAATGAATCTTTCAGT GATTCCAAGCATCTCAATTACCTGACATCAGAACAAGCTCTGGCAGACTTTGCAGTACTTGTTGAGTACTTAAAGACGACCATTGCAGGAGCCCAGCATAGTCCAGTCATAGCTATTGGAGGGTCTTATGGAGGCATGCTTGCAGCCTGGTTTAGGATGAAGTATCCACATGTGGTGGTTGG agctctggcagcctctgcCCCAATCTGGCAGTTTGCTGATTTGGTTCCATGTGGCACATTTTTCAACATAGTGACCAATGATTTCAAAAAGAGTGGCAAGGGCTGCTCAGAGAGCATCTGGAATTCCTGGAATGCTATTAACCACCTTTCCTCAACAG atgCAGGTTTGCAGTGGCTTTCCAACACATTTCATTTGTGCAGCCCCTTAAAAACTCTTCAGGATGCTGCTGTATTGAAAAATTGGCTGAGTGAAACATGGGTAAACTTGGCTATGGTGAATTATCCCTATAAAGCTGACTTCttgcagcctctgccagcttgGCCTATACAG GAAGTCTGCAAGTTCTTGAAAGATCCCAGTCTCTCTGACAAATTGTTGCTGCAGAATGTTTTCCAGGCAGTAAATTTATATTACAATTATACAGGAGAAGCCTTGTGCTTGGATGTGTCACAGACTGCAACAAAGAGTCTGGGTGAAATGGGTTGGTACTACCAG GCTTGCACTGAGATAGTGATGCCCTTGTGCACAGATGGTGTCCATGACATGTTTGAGCCTCAGAAGTGGGACTTTGATGCCCTTTCAGAAGAGTGTTACAGGATGTGGGGAGTGAGGCCTCGCCTCTCTTGGATTCTTTCTATGTATGGAGGAAAAAACATCAGTTCACACAGCAACATCATCTTCAG CAATGGTGTCCTGGATCCGTGGTCTGCAGGTGGGGTGACCCAGAACATCAGCAATTCCCTCGTGGCAGTTGTGATCCCAGATGGAGCCCATCACCTGGACCTACGCAGCCGCAACCCTTTGGACCCCAAATCTGTGCAGCAAGCTCGAGCCATGGAGATCTGCCTCATGAAGGAGTAG
- the PRCP gene encoding lysosomal Pro-X carboxypeptidase isoform X2: MLRLLLLLPLLGAAGALPAPLRRHRRAALPVGPYLTRYLSQQIDHFGFDENRTFQQRYLLADQHWKKDNGPILFYTGNEGDIEWFCNNTGFMWDVAEELNAMLVFAEHRYYGESLPFGNESFSDSKHLNYLTSEQALADFAVLVEYLKTTIAGAQHSPVIAIGGSYGGMLAAWFRMKYPHVVVGALAASAPIWQFADLVPCGTFFNIVTNDFKKSGKGCSESIWNSWNAINHLSSTDAGLQWLSNTFHLCSPLKTLQDAAVLKNWLSETWVNLAMVNYPYKADFLQPLPAWPIQAVNLYYNYTGEALCLDVSQTATKSLGEMGWYYQACTEIVMPLCTDGVHDMFEPQKWDFDALSEECYRMWGVRPRLSWILSMYGGKNISSHSNIIFSNGVLDPWSAGGVTQNISNSLVAVVIPDGAHHLDLRSRNPLDPKSVQQARAMEICLMKE; the protein is encoded by the exons ATTGATCACTTTGGCTTTGATGAAAATCGTACATTCCAGCAGCGGTACCTGCTAGCAGATCAGCACTGGAAGAAGGACAATGGGCCAATACTATTCTATACAGGCAATGAAGGAGACATCGAGTGGTTCTGCAACAACACG GGTTTTATGTGGGATGTGGCTGAAGAACTTAATGCCATGTTGGTATTTGCTGAACATAGATATTATGGAGAATCTTTGCCCTTTGGAAATGAATCTTTCAGT GATTCCAAGCATCTCAATTACCTGACATCAGAACAAGCTCTGGCAGACTTTGCAGTACTTGTTGAGTACTTAAAGACGACCATTGCAGGAGCCCAGCATAGTCCAGTCATAGCTATTGGAGGGTCTTATGGAGGCATGCTTGCAGCCTGGTTTAGGATGAAGTATCCACATGTGGTGGTTGG agctctggcagcctctgcCCCAATCTGGCAGTTTGCTGATTTGGTTCCATGTGGCACATTTTTCAACATAGTGACCAATGATTTCAAAAAGAGTGGCAAGGGCTGCTCAGAGAGCATCTGGAATTCCTGGAATGCTATTAACCACCTTTCCTCAACAG atgCAGGTTTGCAGTGGCTTTCCAACACATTTCATTTGTGCAGCCCCTTAAAAACTCTTCAGGATGCTGCTGTATTGAAAAATTGGCTGAGTGAAACATGGGTAAACTTGGCTATGGTGAATTATCCCTATAAAGCTGACTTCttgcagcctctgccagcttgGCCTATACAG GCAGTAAATTTATATTACAATTATACAGGAGAAGCCTTGTGCTTGGATGTGTCACAGACTGCAACAAAGAGTCTGGGTGAAATGGGTTGGTACTACCAG GCTTGCACTGAGATAGTGATGCCCTTGTGCACAGATGGTGTCCATGACATGTTTGAGCCTCAGAAGTGGGACTTTGATGCCCTTTCAGAAGAGTGTTACAGGATGTGGGGAGTGAGGCCTCGCCTCTCTTGGATTCTTTCTATGTATGGAGGAAAAAACATCAGTTCACACAGCAACATCATCTTCAG CAATGGTGTCCTGGATCCGTGGTCTGCAGGTGGGGTGACCCAGAACATCAGCAATTCCCTCGTGGCAGTTGTGATCCCAGATGGAGCCCATCACCTGGACCTACGCAGCCGCAACCCTTTGGACCCCAAATCTGTGCAGCAAGCTCGAGCCATGGAGATCTGCCTCATGAAGGAGTAG